The following proteins are encoded in a genomic region of Brachypodium distachyon strain Bd21 chromosome 1, Brachypodium_distachyon_v3.0, whole genome shotgun sequence:
- the LOC100824767 gene encoding uncharacterized protein LOC100824767: protein MCPRATAQHGGAEMGRASCTSFAAASAHSFGEEEYIDLDLSSCGEYEFRVCRTNKAAAPCADELLSRGRLHKVAPRPSGKPLDPDAAAACGGSGGGRRSTATVAPLQQHPQAGGIRCLQPAAEGSRRKKPGKAAVHAKLQASRAFFRSLFARTSCSDKQCHRGIGVRSASTGRTTSGKAAFGQIKSSCYSVSGGGAAPTTLRSSIEQEKLMDEEELSAASSSSRQRKSFSGVIKWRPATATGPPSKSNPAPAWASTTTRRNSSGEHGPALKRSSSCRSESEGLIQGAIAYCKRSQQQRVLARKSVSDAALCSSRPS from the coding sequence ATGTGCCCTAGAGCGACGGCccagcacggcggcgcggagaTGGGGAGAGCGAGCTGTACCAGTTTTGCCGCTGCTAGCGCGCACTCGTTTGGGGAGGAGGAGTACATCGACCTGGATCTCAGTTCTTGCGGGGAGTATGAGTTCCGGGTGTGCCGGACCAACAAAGCGGCGGCTCCCTGCGCGGACGAGCTGCTCTCCCGGGGCAGGCTCCACAAGGTCGCGCCGAGGCCGTCGGGCAAGCCGCTTGATCctgacgccgccgcggcctgcggcggcagcggcggcggcaggaggagcaCTGCCACGGTCGCAccgctgcagcagcatccGCAAGCCGGGGGGATTCGCTGTCTGCAGCCGGCTGCGGAGGGCTCCCGGCGGAAGAAGCCCGGCAAGGCGGCTGTGCACGCGAAGCTGCAGGCGTCGCGGGCCTTCTTCCGGTCCCTGTTCGCCAGGACCTCGTGCTCCGACAAGCAGTGCCACCGCGGAATCGGCGTTCGGTCCGCGAGCACCGGCCGAACGACGAGCGGCAAGGCGGCATTTGGGCAAATCAAGAGCAGCTGCTACagcgtcagcggcggcggcgcggctccGACCACGCTGAGGAGCAGCATCGAGCAGGAGAAGCTgatggacgaggaggagctctcggcagccagcagcagcagccgccaaCGGAAGTCCTTCTCTGGCGTGATCAAGTGGCGTCCGGCAACGGCAACGGGGCCGCCGTCGAAGTCGAACCCCGCGCCGGCTTgggcgtcgacgacgacgaggaggaactCGTCGGGGGAGCACGGCCCGGCGCTGAagcggagcagcagctgccggTCGGAGTCGGAGGGGCTCATCCAGGGCGCCATCGCCTACTGCAAGCggtcgcagcagcagcgcgtgCTCGCCAGGAAGAGCGTCAGCGACGCCGCCCTCTGCTCCTCCCGGCCCTCCTAG